The Juglans microcarpa x Juglans regia isolate MS1-56 chromosome 8D, Jm3101_v1.0, whole genome shotgun sequence genomic sequence ATTTATTCCTCCATGTGCTAAGATTGCAATTTTCTAAGCTTCGATTTGGGGCTATTTTTCACTGATCTACATATtgtaaattatgaaaaaaaatcctatatattttttcctgttGTTGGATTTATTTATGTTGTTTAATTGCTCTGTGATGTTGGATTGGTCTTTGTTGTTTCATTGCTCTGTGTTGTTGGATTTCAACCATGCTGTTTCATTGTTCTGTGTTGTGAATTGCTCAATGTTATTCAttgttttttgttgtttcaTTACTCTGTGCAATTTCATTGCTCTATGTTGTGAATAGCTAAGTGTTGTTTCATTGCTTTGTGCATTTTCATTACGACCATGCTATTTCATTGCTCTGTGTAGTTTCATTGCTACGTGTTATGAATTGCTCAGTGCTTTTCATTGCGACCATATTGCTTCATTACTCTATGCAGTTTTATTACTTTGTGTTGTGAACAGCTCAATATTATTTCATTGTTCATTATTGTTTCATTGTTCATTGTCGTTTCATTGCAACCATGTTATTTCATTGCTCTGTGTTGTGAATTGCTCTGTGTTGTTTAATTGCTTTGTGATGTTTCATTGCGACCATGTTATTTAATTGTTATGTgcagttttattattttgtgttgtgAACAGCTCAGTGTTGTTTCATTACTTAGtgttattttgttgttttgtgcCTTTTCATTTCAACCATGCTGTTTCATTGCTATGTGTAGTGAATATCTTAGTGCTATTTCATTGCTCAATGATGTTTCATTGCTTTGTGTTGTTTCATTGCTCTATGCAGTTTCATTATTTTGTGTTGTGAATtgctcaatatttttcattgctTTGTGTTGTTTCATTGCGATCATGTTGTTTCATTACTTTGTGCAGTTTTATTAATCAGTGTTGTGAACAGCTCAGTGTTGTTTCATTGCTTTGTGCCTTATCATTGTGGCCATGTTATTTCATTGCTCTGTGTTGTGAATTGctcaatattatttcattattttgtgaTGTTTCATGGCGACCATGTTGTTTCATTGCTATTTGCAATTTCATTGCTTGTGTTGTGAACAACTCAGTGTTGTTTCATTGCTtagtgttattttattattttgtgttttttcattACGACCATGTTGTTTCATTGCTCTGTCCAGTTTCATTGCTTTATGTTGTGAATTGCTCAGTGTTATGAATTGCTTTGAGTTGTTTCATTGCGACCATGTTGTTTCATTGCTATGTATAGTTTCATTGCTCAGTGTTGTTCcattattttgtgttgtttCATTGCTATGTGCAATTCCATTGCTCTGTACATACCTTAATTGCTCTTTACAGTTTCATTGCTCTGTGCAGTTTCATTTCTCTATGTTGTTCCATTGTTCTGTGTTTTTTCATTGTCCTGTGTTGTTTCATTGCTCTGTGCAGTGAATTGGTCTGTGCTGTGAATTGTTATGTCCAGTTTCATTGGTTTGTGTTGTTTCATTGCTCTGTGTTGTTCCATTGTTCTGTGATGTTTCATTGCTCTGTATTGTTTCATTACTATGTGATGTTTTATTGCTCTATGTTGTTTCATTGCTCTGTGCTGTGAATTGCAATTGATGGTTTGAGGTAAAAATCTTAAACTTTCCCACAAATTATAAGCGAAAAGGACGTTTGCGGCATCGAATGTGAATGGAAGTGACTTACTTTAGTTATGCCTTAGTTAAATTCATGCAATTTAACAtgaatattgaatttttttgaattgTGTCTTACTTAGTTGTACTTGatatttttgtgctttttttttttccatattatGCTGCTTGAGTTGTGGCTGAAGAACTAAAATCATAAGTATAAACTAAACAAGAATATTCTCCTCTAAGCTCTCTCTACGAGAGAGAATAGGTGGTGTGGGCAGTCTCAGTGTTCTTGGAACAGCCTGAGGGAGCGACTCCTCTTAATCCGATTCTGCGATTAAGGGTGGAAGGGATGGAGGATTTGGAGGATAAGTGGGACCAGCTTAGTCTCACTGAGGATGAAAACTCGGTTATTGAAATTGGCCCGATAAGCTTAAAGACAGTAGCAGAAAAAGGGGAGAGGTGTTTGGTGGGTAAACTGTGGTCTGACCGCAAATTGGGGAAGGAAGTGATTAGATCGATGATGGCTAAGATATGGAAAATTGGAAGTTCTTTCCAATTTCAGGAGATTAGCACAAACCTGTTTGTTATAAGCTTTGAATGTCTGGAGGATAAATGGAGAGTGATGGAAGGTAGACCCTGGTTATTTGATAACTGCTTGCTGGTTCTAAAACCTTTTGATGGTTTGGTTCCCCCTCAGAAGATGAATTTTGATTgtgaggatttttgggtgcaGATGACTAATCTTCCACTTGCTTGTATGAATAGTGAAGTGGGCCAACAAATTGGAGGTACAATAGGTGATGTTAAGGGGTAGATGTGAGAGTGGATGGAACTGGGTGGGGGAGTTATCTGAGAGTTAGAATCGGGATAAATATGAAGAAAGCAATTGCGAGGGGACGAACTGTCAATCTGATTGGAGAGAAAATGTGGATACCTTTGAGGTATGAGAAATTGCCCAGAATGTGTTTTAAGTGTGGATTTATTGTTCATGGTGCGAAGGGTTGCAGCAATACGGAAGCTAACATAGCTGTCAAACTGGGGGAAAAACTTCAATATGGTACTTGGCTGCGTGTACCAAGTATGGCAAGAAGAATGAATGGGAAACCACTGGGTGGGGGAAATAGATCTGGTTATGGTGAGTGGAAGAAGTATGGGGAAAATATGgcgaaaaataattttaatccaGAGGTAAATGAAGTATGAGCATAGGGGTCTCAGAGTAGCGATGGAACTGATTGTTCACATCAGTGTCCGGTTGTTCCTGATGTCACAATAGAGGTACCTGTGGAGAGAGCTGTGAGACAGGCAGTGGAAAATGTTGAGGCATGCCAGGTGTTTGAGGAAAGGGTAGAAAGACTAGAGGAAGAGAATGAGGTAATGAAACAGAGTGGTTTTAAGAGACAGGTCCAGAATAAACCTCAGAAATCGAAGGAAAGCCCCGGGGTCCAAAATTTTGTCAAAGGTGTGGAGAAGCAAGATTCAATGCTAGTGGGGGAAGGTGGAGAGGTGAGCAGAGGAAGGTGGAAGAGAAGAGTTAGATTTGCAGGTAATTCTAAGGAGCGTGTTGTTTCCAGCAGTTGCAAATGTAGATTAACTGATGCTGGCATTGAGGGAAGCCCtctgaaaaaggaaagacagTGTATAGATCCACGTGGTGTATCTCCTTAGGTATTGGCGGTGGCTGGAAGTCAGTCCGGCCAAGCATCATGAAAATCTTGAGTTGGAACTGCCGGGGGTTTGGGAACCCCCGGACAGTTCAAGACCTTTACCTTTTGGTGAAAGAGAAGAGACCCGATATAGTTTTTCTCATGGAGACAAAACTATTAGCATGGAAGTTTGAAGGCATTAAAAATAAGTTGAATTATGAAGGGTGTTTTGTGGTGGATCCAAGAGGACGTAGTGGGGGTCTAGCCTTTCTATGGAGTCAGGGGGTGAAGTtagatattcttaatttttctcGGCACCATATAAGTGCCAATATTATGCAGGAAGAGAAGAGGATTAGTTGGGTGTTAACTGGCTTTTACGGCCACCTCGAggcaaataaaaggaaaaatacatgGAACTTGCTCTCTCTTTTGAAACCTTCTACAGGGACATCATGGTGTGTGGTTGGTGATTTTAACGAGATCTTAGCCCAATCTGAGAAGATAGGAGGTAAACCAAGACCAGAGGGATTGATGGAAGATTTCAGAAGTTGCTTAGAGGGTAATGAGTTACATGATATGGGATGGAGTGGAATGAAGTATACGTGGAGTAATAAACACTCTGATAAGACCTTTATGAAAGAAAGACTTGATGGGGTGGTTGCTAATTCCTAGTGGACTGACCTGTTTAGAGAAAGAATGGTGGAGGTGTTGACAGCGAGGCAATCTGATCATAAGCCGTTGTTATTGATGCTGTCAACAGAAATGGCTCGTGTTAAATTTAGAAAGAAAGGTTTCAGGTTTGAAGCTAATTggtttttagaagaaaaagggTGCAGAGTAGTAGAAGAAGTCTGGGGAAATAGTTGTGCAGCAATAGATACCCTAACAGAAATTCAAGGTAAGTTAAAAAAGTATAGTACTGCTCTTTCCAGGTGGAGCCGTGATCAAGGtagggagagagaaggaaattATGGTGTTGTCTGAGAAACTGAAGCAGGAACAAGAGGTAGAAGGTCAACACAATGCTGATACTATCAAATCATTACAGAAGGAGTTGGGGCGGTTGCTTGAGAATGAAGACCTGAAGTGGAAGTAGAGAGCGAAGAGGAATTGGTATCAATTGGGTGACAGGAATACTAAGTTTTTCCACGCGTACCCCagacaaagaagaaagaagaactGGATAAAGGAAATTAAAGATCCCCAAGGAAGATGTCTGAATGAACAGGCAGGTATTGAAGATGTTTTTTTTCCAGTATTACCGAAACTTATTTAGAACTTCAAATCCTTCTTGTGAAGCTATAGATGAGTGCTTAAAAGATACTGAGCCTAGAGTTACAAGGGCCATGAATTCTGAGCTGcagaaaaaatttgtaatggCTGAGGTCGAGAATGCCTTGAAACAAATGGGGCCTCTAAAGTCCCCGGGCTTGACAGGTATGGGactattttttatcaaaccTACTGGAGTGTGGTAGGGGGAAAGTAGGTAATGTTGTTCTATCTTTTTTAAATGGTGAAGGGGGACGGATTAGTTCTAGTAATTTTACCCATATTGCTCTAATTCCTAAAGTTGAGAATGCTTCAGCAGCTGGTGATTTTCGTCCAATCAGCCTTTGTAATGTTTTATACAAGTTTGTCTCAAAAGTGCTTGCAAACAGATTGAAGAAAGTCCTTCCAGTTATTATATCAAAAAGCCAGAGTGCTTTTTTACCGGGTAGATTGATCACAGACAATGTCATGATTGCATATGAACTTTTGCATACCATGAAAATAAGACAAAGAGGGCAGGTTGGAAGCATGGCTTTGAAGCTAGATATTTCAAAAGCCTATGATAGAATTGAATGGAGTTTCTTGGAAACTGTGATGAGGAAGCTGGGGTTTGGGGAGCAGTAGATTTCTCTGATTATGGAGTGTGTTACTTCAGTAACTTACTCAGTTTTGGTCAATGGCCAGCCTGAGAGAATAATGAAGCCTTCAAGGGGAATAAGACAGGGGGATCCGATCTCTCCCTATCTATTCATTCTGTGTGCTAAAGGACTTAGTTCCCTAGTTGAATTAGCATAAAAAAGAGGTGAAATAAGGGGGTAGCAGTGACAAGAGGAGGTACAAGGGTGAGTCATCTCCTTTTTGCTTACGATTCTATTATTTTTGGTAGGGCAAGAATGTCAGAATGGGTTTAAATTCAAGGGATGCTTAGTACTTATGAGAAGGCCTCGGGACAGGTTTTGAACAAATAGAAGACAACCATTTTCTTTAGTTCCAATACACCTATGGCAGTGAGGTCACATATGCAGCAGATAACAGGAATGACAACTTGCGGCAGCTAtgagaaatatcttggtctACCACCTATTGTGGGAAGGTCAAGGTATAATACTTTCAAAAGTCTGAAGGAAAGAGTATGGATGAAAGTAAATAGTTGGAAGAACAATTTTCTTTCACAAGCTGGGAAGGAAATTCTATTGAAGGCGGTCATCCAGGCGATCCCCACATATTCCATGAGTGTTTTCAGGCTACCGAGAAGGCTGTGTAAGGAGATACCAGCTGTTATGGCAAGGTTTTGGTGGGGGCACAGGCAAAACGATAGAAGAATTCAATGGAGAAGCTGGTTCAAGATGGGAGACTCCAAGAAGAGAGGGGGATTGGGTTTTAGGGACCTTGAGAGCTTCAACAAAGCCATGCTGGTGAAGCAGTGTTGGAGGATTCTTAATAACCCATCTTCTTTAGTTGCCAAAGTGATGAAAGAGAAGTATTTCAAAGAGGATAGGTTTTTGGAAGCAAGGCTAGGGTATGCTCCTTCCTTGATATGGAGGAGCTTATGGTACTCTATTAGTTTGGTTAAGGAAAGCCTTCGCTGGAGGGTGGGTGATGGGAGTTAGATCAGAATCTGGAAAGATCGATGGGTACCTTTGTCTTCCTCTCATATGGTACAATCTACTGTGAAGATTCTTCCTGAAGATTCTTGTGTGCAACAACTTATTGATGAAGGCTCTGGTTCTTGGAAGAAAAGATTGgttgaagatatttttcttaTGGATGAGGCTGCAGCCATATGTAGCATTCCTATTAGCAGATTTGGTGCTAAAGACAAAATGGTGTGGGGTTGTACTGACAAAGGGGTATTCTCTATCAAGAGTGCCTATCATTTGGAGCACTCAAGAATAAGGGATGAGAAAGGTGAGCATTCAAAAGTGGCAGAAGCTGAATTAGTTTGGAACTCAATCTGGAAGCTAAATGTGCATGGGGTAGTAAAACAATTCATTTGGAAGGCTTGTCACGATTTATTTCCTACAAGGTTGAATTTGTACAAGAAAAGTAATTGTGATACTAACCTCTGTCCCATTTGTGAGAGGGAAGTGGAAACTATTACTCATACTCTTTGGTGCTGTCCAACGGCTTCGGATGTATGGGCAGAGAATGGAAGTTTTGTTCACAAATGGGCTAATACAGAGGTGGAGTTCATGGAGTTGTGGAAGAAGTTGAATGTGTGCTTGGAAAAGGAGGAGGTAGGATTGGTAGCATGTACGATGAGAAGAATCTGGCTGAGAAGGAATTCtgtgattttttaaaagaaatttgagaacCCAAGGAGGGTGCTATGTGCTGCTAAGGAGGGCAGAGATGACTTTATTGCAGCAAATACTCTGATACAGACTAGTCGTGCAGAAAGGGAATTGACAAAGTGGAAAAAACCCCCTGATATGGTCTGTAAAGTTAATTGGGATGCATCTATGGATGTGAAGAATAAGAGGGTCGGTATTGGAGTCATATGTAGGAATGCAGAAGGGGATATTCTAGCTTGTCTTTGCTTAAAGATAGATGTTGTCATGAGACCAGTTATGGCTGAGGCTTATGCTTTGAGAAAAGCCATGGTTTTTTGCTTGGAGCTGGGGTTGTCTAGTGTTATTTTGGAGGGGGATTCAAAGGTGATAGTAAATAATACGAACAGTAAGGAGGAGGTATGGGCAGATTATGGCATTTTAATTGAAGATACGAGAAGATTTCTTGCAACAAACTCAAACTGGTTGCTATCTTTTACTTATAGAGAGGCTAATAACATAGCTCATTTACTTGCAAAAATGGCACTTAATTGTAATGAAGAACGAGTGTGGATAGAAGAGGGTCCCTTGCAGATCATGAATTCTGTGTTAAGGGAGAAATACTGTAATGATTAACTTTGTTGATAGTCAATGAAAGTAAAGATACCAAattatacttcaaaaaaaaaaaaagaactaaaatcatttaagtaTTTGAAATACTTTGTTAAGTTGAGTATGTTACCctaaatttttatcatctattggttaattatttaaaactttataCCAGAAGATTAGCAAAAATCAATTTGTATACTTGGGAGGTTAATTCACAAGTGTTAGTAGGGCCCCATCCATATGACAGGGTAATCCTAATCCAAATGGCCATCAAGcattttgtgatagttttcacAAAAGACCACCGGGATTTAAGGTTTTGCAACTATTTTGTGATAGTTTGTTGATTTTGCAATgctatttagatttttttttttttattctttgttgtGATAGaggataatttattaaaaacaactTCCAACTCATCTTCATTAAGAGCAACGCCTCGATGTTGATCCGTCCACGTCATTAAGAAcaactttcaactcatcttcagaTGATAAGTTAAGCAATAACTTGCGGAAGAACGAACGAGTCATTTGATGAAGGGAGTGGGTAAGGGTGTGCATCCGGGTCGGATTTTTTTCCGGTCTGGTTAAAAATCCAGAAATCCGGATGATCCGAACggatacaaaattattatatccGCTTGGATCGGTTACAGATCCGGTATTTAACCGGTATTATCCGTAACCTGCCTTAACTATTAAATGATTGACTCTTGAGTTATTTCTCCCCTTCCCCAAAAATTAAAGCCTACACCCGTAGGTTCCCTTccccaaaacaaaagtaaagtaaaacaatgattactttttcatttcctcggctctctctctctcgattctTCTAGTCTTCTTCtcgatttcctctctctctctctctatctctctctctccccgacGAAACCAAAGCATCCTTCATCAAATCCATCGCCGTCGGTGACTAGCAGTGGCCGTCGTCCGTTAACTTTCTTCTCTCTACTCGGTAGCTTCCTCCCTCTCTATCTAAATTTGTAGATCTAAGTTTGTGTTTGTAGATATGAGTTTGTGTTTGTAGATCTACTTTTTgggtttcattatttttaaaatcttctaGCAAAAGCATGTTTGTAGATCTACATGCTCGCAACacaataaattttgtaaaactcTGTACTTGTTTACTTaccaaagtttttttttgtgaaacTCTGTACTTTTttgcttttgaaaaataatgttcaGATGCTTTCTTGGTTTGTATATCACTTTCTCTCTCGTTGGTTGTTTACCACTTTGGCTAAATCTATTTCTGTGTTTTTATGATACCCGTATTTGTTCAATCTCAAATATGTCGACTTATCTatgtttttcctcttttttttttttttccctataatcTTTTTGAGTTCTAAATGTGAATATgggtttttgtgtttgtttaaaTCTAGATGCAATTTACCCAGATTAgagtttttttgtttaaatctaGATGCAATCTACCCAGAATCCAGATCTGAGTTTTTGTGTTTAAATCTAGATGTAGTTTGCCCAGATCTggatttttgtgtttgtgtgtgaataaactatatatatgcttttgacCGAAAGAGGGCATAAACTTTTTACCCTAGTAGCTTAATGTCAGAAAATGGTCATGAACCGATTTTGTGGTAGGGATGTTGTGTCCATGAgcttatatttgaataatgttttgtttgaagTAGAAGATGTATTACTAAATATTTTGCTTTGTTTAAAGACTAAAGTACAAGATGTTATCTATGTTATCATGCTTTTTAACATGCAATTTGTAACTATTTAAAATTCTATGTTCTTTATGTTTCttgttgtatttttgtttaatgaGGAGTATATATATCTAGCTTTTTACTTGAGTTTTAGTAGTTTTGTCAAGCTACTAAATCATATGTTCTATTAATATATCTGCATGCTGGTAATTATTTGGTAATTATTTGTCAAGCTGCTGATCATAAATTGAGCATCAGTATATTCTTTTCCCATCAACTAATATGTTTGAATATGTGGTGAAGTGCTTTATCTTTGGTAGATTAAAAAGGACAGAATGACCAAGCTTATTGTGCTGCTATTGTTTTCCAGTTCTCCATCTCAACAACTGGGTCAAGTATTTGTTTCTAAATATGTTTTTAGtacttttatctttatcttttttagtACTTTATCATTTACTAAATCTGTTTTTAGAATAGTTTTGGCGCTATTGACCAATTTGGATGGAgacaatgaagaagatgagcagcagcagcaacagtaGATGACTCTTTGGAAATATTAAGAGATACAAATATTTCTATCTTTGTTTATATTGGAGGCAGATAGTCATAGCATTGAGTATAttatgatgtattattatttattttgtttgtaaattaatgttttgcattgtgatgtaaacaacaatgtaatatgCAGTGTATTGTGTGTGTtgatgtttattattattagtttgttttataaaaatttaaatggtcaataaaaagtttgaaatgCCTATAAAGattcataatataaaaaatgcctataacaaataataaacataatggCCTATTTAAAAAAGCCCTTTAAGaagtgttaaaatatttttttaaaaaaacaaggcTTTTAAACtgtataaaagatattttttaaagggaaaaaaGCCTTTAAGAAAGtgctaaaagaaattattttttagaaactGTTTACGAAGtgttaaaagaataaattagaaaaaaaaagcaaaaagaaaaaaaaaacagtattaAACCAGATATCCGGTTACAATTGGGATATCCGGGCCCAAATCTGGTATCAGCCCGGCTTGGTCCGAATAAATCCGGGCGGATATCCGTCCGGTTTTAAAAAGCCGGATCCGAATGCACAGCCCTAGGAGTGGAAGATGAGGTCGGAAATTGAAATTTTCTAAGATGAAATCAGACTTAGGTTCAAGAGAATGTGACTAGAACCAAAAGGcttatttatacaaaaaaaaaaagttaccgtcACGATAGGACAAAAAATGTTACTGCTtgagagaagacaaaaaatgttacTGTTAGAGAAAAGACCAACAAAATGTTACTATTAGAGAAAGTACAACAAATGTTACCGTTGGCGGAAGGCTGAAAAGAATTAACCTTTGGATGAAGGACAAAAATTGTTATGTTacacaatacaaataaaatattactgttATCTATGcggataaaaatatattgaaaaatatcatCCCGTTGGAAATTGCacatatcacaaaaaaaattattattcgtaatactatattaatttaaaaagtgttaTTGCATCCGGATAAAAATCGTAAAAATGTTTACAAAATATAgtagaatatgatttttgaaaacagaaggaaaaagatgaaagagttaatatttaagaatggaaatggaagtgaggggaaaaagtaaaaaagaaaaaataggaaaaagttattttaatataataaggaaaatatagggaatgagatgggaagttttaaaaataggtaaaatttaggataaaatttaaggAATgatgtattttagttaaaatttagaaaattttatagGGAACCGGATGTAGATGCTCTTAAATAATCACCTCATTAGCTCTGATATTGATTGTGTAGTCAAGGATGATTATAATTCTAGGCCTACTGTGAAGGCAGTAGGAATCTATGGAGCCATACAAAAGTATCATTTCTTTTGAGTCCAATGTTCATCATCTTCTATGCCTATATGGAATTATTCCCAACTTGCTATTCCCAACTGGGCAAAGGAGGCCATAACTCCAACTTTTAATGGATATTCAGGTATCAATCCATGCGAAGGGATTTCAACGTGTATAGGAGGATTGTCCAAAGGGATCATTGTTCTAAACATTCAGCGCCACTATCTGGAAGTGAATTGACTAACCCAACAATAAAGGCACAATCATCAACTTGGCATGAAAGGAAAATCTAAGGAAACGCagaacagaatgcacaaaaccTCTCCCAAACTGATCTTACCCAAGTTACCACTAGGAACCCATGTACAGTATCTTTAAACTTCTTTCAAACACAGAAGCAACTCAAGACCAAAATCAGCCATAAAGGGAGCAGTAAAAATGCTTACAAATAAACAGATTTCTGAAAAGCATCTTACCCCCCGTTTCAAAACAATCTCCACCAAATAAACAGTTAATGGTGTTCGGATGGCGGAAGTAATAGCACAGGTCTTTATGCGGTTGACAAATATCCACGTCTACAGGGCTATCAAGAGACTGTTAATGCACTATATGATGAGAAAAACAACATAATTATAACGGTGCACCATAATTTTACATACTTCTCTCTTccataaattcaataaaaaataagtccCATTTATGCTTCGCTCCTTTTATCAAGACGAGTCCCTAAGATTTTGTTGCCTGTTTGTTGCCTTGTCATTTATTGGGTGGCTTGTCCCATAAAGCAACACAAGAATTTAACATGGTAGGATGGATCTTTCAAACAATAGCTTGGCTACAAGCATTTTAGCAATCAATTGTCATTAGTTCAATACACGAACCCAAATGAATCAAACAcccaatatttttcttttcttcatctccATTAACTAAAATCAATACGATGACAACATAAGATGTCAACATATCAGGATAAGAAGCACCAGAAGCAAGCTCAATTGCAAAATCAATCTGAAAAATGACCTATGGTCAGTTTATTAGGTGTAAACATAAACTTTGCACAATGCTAGCTGAACATATTGATCTTTTAAAACCTGATATACCACAATATGGAGATGCCAAGATATAACAAACCCAAAATACATATCAGCATTGATATCAGTTAATATGAACCTGTCCACTACTTAGCAcccactttttcaaaatttggaTTGAAATAACCTTTATCCTCCATCTCAAATATCAATAATCTCAACACCAAATAAATGTCTTTGCCTCCATGATGCAGTAATTGGTCTTCCTCAAATGTATATATGAGGTTTTTTATTCCAATCCAACTGCATCCAGAGACCTTCTTGATAACCTTTTGTTTCATGGA encodes the following:
- the LOC121243132 gene encoding uncharacterized mitochondrial protein AtMg00310-like; translated protein: MAVRSHMQQITGMTTCGSYEKYLGLPPIVGRSRYNTFKSLKERVWMKVNSWKNNFLSQAGKEILLKAVIQAIPTYSMSVFRLPRRLCKEIPAVMARFWWGHRQNDRRIQWRSWFKMGDSKKRGGLGFRDLESFNKAMLVKQCWRILNNPSSLVAKVMKEKYFKEDRFLEARLGYAPSLIWRSLWYSISLVKESLRWRVGDGS